The segment AAAACCTTTAATTTCTTTTTATACATCTTTTTGTCTAGCTCAATTGATAAATCAAGATTTTTCAAGTTTTTTGCCATGTCAGCTTCCACTCCTTTTATTTGGATAATTTTATTGTACTAAAGAAATATATGGATGCCTATCAACATGTGAAATATAAAGAAAACAACACAATACATCGTTGGAAATTTCCGCTATAATAGAAAAAGTGACAGTAGCTATACATATTTGTCTTTTCCCTATACAATCTAACACGAAGGGAGAGGAAAGCATGCCTCAGTTTATATTGATGACAATGTCCTATATTGTGTCACTTATCCTAACCTTTTCATCCTTTTTTATGCATATAAACGGTCAATCTTCACTCGAAATTGCTAATCGCTTTTCTGTTGTATTTGCACCTATTAATATAAGTTATGTAATATGGATCGTTATTTACGTATTCCTTGGTTATTGGTTAGCTATGAACATTAAAAAGACATCTATGAAGCAAACTGCGCTCTTTAGCTGCATAAATATATTGCAAGCATTAACGATATATGTATGGCATCATGAGCTATTTATTGTTTCTCTTGGTATTACATTATTATTAGTGTTGTATTTATTTATGCTTTACAGTACGTATCCTCTGTACGATCAATCGCCATCTGGTCGACTGCCTTTTGCCTTTTATTTCGCATGGGCAACATTTACACTTATCACAAATATTAGTTTTACATTAACAGCTTATGGCTGGAACGGCTTTGGTCTTAGCATCCCTCTTTGGGCAGTAATATTATTGACATTGGGAGGAGCTATTGCACTACATATCCGCTTCCATCACTTTGATAGAGTATATCCAAGTGTTTTTATTTGGGCTTATATAGGAATCGCCTTACATAATGGTTTTGATGAGTTACTTGTCACAACAGCTGCGCTATTTTTATGTGGCGTCCTCTTTGTCGGTATTTTATTTATGAAAAAAAATCCTGCCCACCAAAAATAATTGGTTAGCAGGATTTTTTGTATTTCTATTATTCCTCATCTAATGAAGTTAAAATAATTGGTTTGTCTTTTGTTACAATGATGGAATGTTCAATTTGAGCAACAAGTGATTTATCAGGTGTTACAAATGTCCAGCCATCGCCAGCTTCTACAACATGCTCTGCCTTTGCGGAAATAAACGGCTCCACCGCAAGCACCATGCCTTCCTTCATAATGGTAGAATCCCATGCATCATAATAGTTTAAAATATGATTTGGCTCATCATGTAAAGATTGCCCTAAGCCATGACCTGTTAAATTCATAATAACCGTTAAGCCATTAGCATTTGCCTCACGCTCAACTGCTTTCCCAATTTGATTTAATTTGGAGCCAGCTTTTACCTTTGTCATTGCTCGATCAAAAGCACTTTTGGCAACGCGACATAGCTTTTCTTTATCCTCGTAGCCTTCACCTACTACAAATGAAATACCAGTATCCGCAAAGTAACCGTTTAAAGAGCCAGATACATCAATATTCACAATATCCCCTTCTTTAATAACACGTTTCCCTGGAATACCGTGTGCCACTTCCTCATTAACGCTAATACAAGTATAGCCTGGGAAATCATATTCTCCCTTTGGCCCAGAAATAGCGCCAGCCTCTGCAAACATACGACCTGCCATTTCATCTAGCTCAAGCGTTGTGACACCTGGTTTTGTAGCTGCCTTCATCGCCTCGCGAATCTCAGCACAGATACGGCCAATTTTTTTAAAAGCTTCAAGCTCCTCTTGTGTTTTTACAATCATCTTTAACGATCCTTTCCTGTTAAATGTCTACCCTTAACTATAACATAACTTCCCAAGCATAGAACTCAAAACGCTTGAAATATTGTATGCTTGGCACAATGTGCAAATAAGGGCATATACATCACTTTCAGTAGGTCTATTTATTACGAATCGTTAGCATATATTGTGTATTCGTAATAACTAATATAAAGACAATCAGGAAAATAGCCATTAGCTGAGATACACCTGAAATCACAGAATATGCAATTAGGAAAAGTATAGCTAGTAGCAATAGCACATTTAAGCTACGAAAAGAGCCGTACAAGCCGTTAAGTATAATATGATGTCCACCTTCATCACTAATTGTCATTATACTTTTAGCATAGTCTTTATCATTGAGAGACGACCAATTACGCTCTGGCTAAACCACTTTCGCTAGCTCTAAAAAAATCATATCCAGTATAAAACTAAGTAATACACATCCTATGCCAATAAAAATAAAAATCGTTGGTACATCTGTTAAACTAGCAATTGCTAACATCAAAATAGAAAAATAAATAGCTATATTTGACGCAAGCATGATGTCCCCTAAACGTCTATATTGCAACAGCTCGAACTCATCCTATTCATCACCAACCATATTTTCCCATAATATACTTTTATCCTGTTATATCCAATCAAGCTTATAATCATCAATAAAATGGAAATAACCGTAAAAATGACTGTTAACTCAAGTTTCATTGATGGAATATTTATATCAAACGCTAGTCGTCCAAGCAATAAATACACTACTGTAAAGCCGACTAATACACTAATCAACATTCCGCCTATATGTTTTTTCATAGTTCACCCTCCTCAAAAAAGAAAATATTTTCAATAGGCTCCTTAAATATTTTTGCAATACGTATAGCGATTAATAATGATGGAATAAGTTCTTCTCTCTCAATTAAACTAATTGTTTGGCGCGAAACCTGTGCCAATTTTGCTAACTCTGTTTGATTCAAGCCATCACGTGCCCGAAGCTCCTTTAATCGAGTTCTCATTCGTCCACCACCTAGCTATTGTTCATCATTTTGACAATTATATTTTACAAAATGATTTATTTATTAGTCAAAATGCAATTTATTTTATTCAAAAAAAGCATGTATGCCTATTGTTGGCTACATGCTTTAGTTTAATTTTATTTACCATGTCTTAATAGCTACTGTACTAGTATATGCCTGATTGTTAAATGTAACTTTCGTAGTTGCTGTCTTTTCTAACAATATAACAGAGGTACGGACTTTCTCCACGGCAAAGCAATCCAAAGGTTCATTCTTTTCCTGTTTATAGTCCAGATTTATTTGCATAACTTTATTAGATTGCGTAATCGTTGTAATATCTAATTGGCAGCCTGCCTCAACATATTTAAAAAAATAAACATCATTGATGGCAAAATCAACGGTTGGTAGATCATCCTGTACCTGGAAATATGCCCATAGATTTTGCATTTCCTCCATTGTAGAAGCCTTATAGCTTAACCAGTTATTCTGATGATCCTTAGGTCCTGTATTCACTGAGAGTAATGTTGTAAAGGCTATTTGTTCCTGAGGCGGCTCTTTTGCGCTACAACCCATTAATAGTGCAAGTATCAAAAAAGGTAGCTATATGCTCTCATAAAATCACTCCTAATCTGTATACTACTCTTGAATTTCAATTAACTTTAACATTACTACTCGATTTATGCAAAGATATTCCGTAATATGGTTGTACATCCTGATATTTAGTAACCCATCCTCCAATAATGGCATTACCAATAATACGGTTACCTGTAACAACACCAGCAAAATTAACATTAGTATTAAGACCATCTAATACATAAACAGCACCACCACTGTCACCTCCTAAGGAGAAATTATCACCTTTAACATATGCTAACTTATACGATATATTATCACCAAAATTTTTATTAGTTGTATTAGCATATAGGACTTCACCACATGTAACATGTGTCAACCTTTAACACACTGATCGTATAGTAACGACCTTTGTATAAAATAACTTTTTTTGAGAAATTAATATTGTATCAATTGTGGTCTTGCTGTAAATACTAATACACTGACAATTGCTGTTAAAATGGTTGCAGGCAGCATGTACGTACCATTATAAATAATGGCATAAAGCCATGCATTTTGATCGCCCGCATATTCTGCAAAAAATACTGCACCTGCACAAGTATGTGCTACATAGCGTAAAAAGCCAGCAAACACAGTGCCTATTATAATATAACGTACCATTTTTGCCTTATCATTATGTTTAGCAGCCTCTAATAATGGCTGACGTACAATTGCTGCTAGTCCAACAACTGTAAAGGCAACACCATAATCCAATAGTCCCTGAAGCCAATGTACAATATAAGCACCAAACATTGTTTGGATAACACCTACAAGTAAACCAGTTGTAAGCCCAGCGGTTAATCCCCAACGAAATGCCATTAGTACAATGGGAACCATCACAAGACTAACAGAGCCGCCTTGTGCCCATACTTTAAAGGAGATTTGATCGAGTACAAGACCAATCGCAGCAAATATTGCAATCTCCGTAAGCATTAGTAATCTTTTTTTGTCCATAGATATTCTCTCCTTTGTTCCGATGTAGGATACAAGAGCAGGAATAGAAATGCACGCGTGTATCTGCTACTGACATTTTTTCATTTAAAAAAATGAAAAAACGATGTCAGGACAGAGCCTCACATCGTACGAGTGTTGGTTTCTATCCACATCCCTACGCAAGCGTTAACTTACAGGTTCAAAGAGTCAAGGCATTACGTGCCCATTCTCAGCTGACATCATCAGCTCCCCTTGTGGTCATTACATCTGAAATTTTTTGAACATCTCCATTGTAAGCAAATACAGCTAGGATAACAACCTCTTTCACTTATAATTTTTTTGAAACTTTGCTGTTTTTGATGCGTAAATATTAAAAAAGGAGGTACAACTATGGAGAACCCTAAAATTTTATCTGCCTTTAGCTATCTCAGTATTTTCTTTGCCCCTTTTATCGTGCCATTAATTGTTTATTTTGTTGTAAAAGATAGCGATGTCAAAAGACATTCTATTCGTGCCCTTGTTTCACATTTAATTCCTTTTGTTTTTGGCATTTTATTTATGATTGTCTTTATTTTTTCTACATTTAGTTTGGACTCAACATCTGGCAATACATTTCTTATCGTCTGGATTGTATCGTTCGCTCTTTATGCCATCGTATCACTTGGCATTGTAGTTTGGAATATTATTCAGGCAATTCGTGTTGCTCGTTAATGTTTTAAACGTAACACAAACAGGTAGTAGTAAATGTAAAAGGAGCTGTTTTTTAAATGAAAGTATCGAACGTTGTGAAAACTGCTGTAAAGTTAGCGCCTATTATCATACCTATTGTAAAAAAGGTCATGGCCTCAAAGAAAGGAACAACTCCTAAAGCGCCTCCACGTACGAAATAAAGGAGCGGCTCAATATTATTTGAGCCACTCCCTTTCATCTTACTTCACTTCAAAATATGTTTGACTATAGCCATTCAATGTTTTTTCCACATGTAATACGGCTGGCATTGCCGTTTTTAATTCGGGAACATGCGAAATAACACCGATCATCCGCCCTGAATTCTGTAAATCAATTAATGTATCAATCGCTTTATTTAATGACTCCTCATCAAGTGAGCCAAAGCCCTCATCAATAAACATCGTTTCAATATGAACATTGCCTTGGAAGCTTTGAATCACATCAGCCATCCCTAAAGCAAGGCTTAAGGAGGCATTAAACTTCTCCCCACCTGATAATGTTTTAACATCTCGAAGCTGGTCTGTATAAGCATCATAAACATCTAGACCAAGACCGCTTTGCTTCGCATGCTTTTCAAGTCTATCTGAGCGCCTTAGCTCAAATTGACCATTCGATAAATGATAAAGGCGCATATTTGCAGCTTCTGTAATTTTATCTAAATAATTAATTTGAATATAACGCTCAAAGGATAGCTTTTTCGAGTTTTGTCCATTTAATAGCCCATAAAGCTCCTTTATTCGACCTGCCTCTTGTTCCAGTGAACGAAGCTCCTTTGCTGTTTCCTCTACTTTCTCTATAAAGGCTTGGCATGCTTGTGCAACATCATTTAACTGCTGTAAGCGTTTAAAGGCTTCCTCATAAATAATACGCAGATTTTCTAGCTTTGCTTCCATAGCTGCTAAATCCTGCTGCTCTTTTCCTTGAAGATGTTTAGCACCTTCCGCAATCTGAATTTTTAAGGTATGAACTTGTAACGTATAATCACTACATGCCTTGCGAAGTGCCTCTAGCTCCATACTGCTTCTTTTAGCAGCTTGGTAATCCTTATCATCTACAAAGCCCGCATCCTTTATGCTAACTGCCAATTGCTCCTGCTTCGTCGTTATTTTTTGCTTTACTTCCTCAATAGCTTGCCATGCCATTTCTACAGCCATATTTGCGTTACTTCTTGCTTGCTGTGCTGTCTGTAAATATTGCTGACTCTCCTGCCATTGTTGTTGAAGTTGAATTTTTTCCTGGCTAATATCCGTCAGCGCTTGCTTCAATCGCTGTAATGTTGGTAAATCTGCTGGGATTTGCTTGCGTTGCTCCTCTACAACTGCCTGTAGCTTTGTCCATTTTTGCATCTGCTCTGTTAAATATTGCTCTAATTCTACTTGCTTATGCTGTAGCTGTTCAATTTTAGGACGTTGATTTTTCAGCTCTAATCGCATATCTACTAGCTGGTGATTAACAATTTTTAACCTTGTAATCTCCTGCTCAGCTTGCTGTAAGGACGCCTCTATAGCTGCTTGCTCTTCTTGCTTAATAGCATGCGCTGTCAATTGCTGGTGCGCCTCTTGAAGTAGCTGCTGTGTAGAGGTAACCAGCGCTTTTTTCTCTACATATATACGCTCAGCTGAAGAAGCTTTTACTCTTAATGCTTCCACCTGTGCTAGGTCAACCGTTGCCAATTGCTGGTGGTCTGTTTTAGGATGCGTTGTACTACCGCAAACAGGGCAAGGCTCCCCATCCTTTAATTGCTTGGCCAGTATACTAGCCTGATTGGTTAGCCATTGTTGCTCCATCTGCTGCAACGTTTGTTTACTTGCTTGATAAGCAGCATTTAAAGTATCAACATCCTGCTGCGCTAGCTCGACTGCCTTTGTATATTTTTCAACCTGTTTTAATAAAGATACCTGCTCACGTAGCCTTGGTAACTCCTCTAAATACCCTTCATATGGTTCAACCTGCTGTTCAAGCCGTTCAATTGTTTGTGAAAGCTGCTGTAATTGTAATTGCTCCTGTTCTACTAGTGTAAGATTATCTGCTACTGCTTGCTTGGCTGTTTCAACATATTGCTCTATTATTTGTAGCTGCTGTACATTGTTCTCGTAAGCCTCGAATTTCGGCAGCAATGCCTGTAGCTGTAATTCCTGCTGAGCAACTTGCTGACGCTCAGCCTCCTTCGCTTGTTCTAATTCATACGTTTGCTGTGCCTGCTGCAATTGCTCAATAGCCTGCTGTTGCTTAGTTTGTGCTTGCTGATGTGCTTGTACCTTGACATCATATTCAGCACGCAAATCCAGACATTGTTGTTCAAGCAGCACGAGTCGCTCTGCTTGTTCTGCTAAAGCAATCTCCTGCTCCTTTGCACGATAATTCTCCTGCTCCTGTAACAATATTTCTAAACGTTGCTGACGATTCTCCTGTTCAGCAAACTGCTCATTAAGTGTTTTTGCTAAACGATAGGATTCCTGCTCCTGCTGATGTTGTTTATACGCTTTCTGATAGTGCTGCTGTTCTGTTGCTATACATTGTGTATAGTAAATATGCTCCTCCTCAAGTGCCTGCTTAAGCTGATGCATATTTTCCGTATTGTTTGCTAGCTGTGTAAATAAAGTAGATGTACGCTGTGGCAGTGCTCCTGCAATTTGACCAAGTAAATGCTTTTTTAATTGCTTGGCACGCTCAAGATTACCTTCTGCCTCTTTCCGCTTAGCATCAAGCTTTTTCGTGATAACACCAAAGCGGTCTGTTTTAAAGATTTTTCGTAAAATAACTTCTTTATTGCTAGAATCAGAGGTAAGTAGCTTGCGAAATTCTCCTTGTGGCAGCATGACAATTTGGCTAAATTGATCTTTTGTTAAACCAATAATTTCTTGTAGCTTTTTATCTACCTCAAGCGTTTGCTGCTTCTCAACAATACTATAATC is part of the Lysinibacillus sp. FSL K6-0232 genome and harbors:
- the map gene encoding type I methionyl aminopeptidase, which produces MIVKTQEELEAFKKIGRICAEIREAMKAATKPGVTTLELDEMAGRMFAEAGAISGPKGEYDFPGYTCISVNEEVAHGIPGKRVIKEGDIVNIDVSGSLNGYFADTGISFVVGEGYEDKEKLCRVAKSAFDRAMTKVKAGSKLNQIGKAVEREANANGLTVIMNLTGHGLGQSLHDEPNHILNYYDAWDSTIMKEGMVLAVEPFISAKAEHVVEAGDGWTFVTPDKSLVAQIEHSIIVTKDKPIILTSLDEE
- a CDS encoding helix-turn-helix transcriptional regulator, with amino-acid sequence MRTRLKELRARDGLNQTELAKLAQVSRQTISLIEREELIPSLLIAIRIAKIFKEPIENIFFFEEGEL
- the thiT gene encoding energy-coupled thiamine transporter ThiT, whose protein sequence is MDKKRLLMLTEIAIFAAIGLVLDQISFKVWAQGGSVSLVMVPIVLMAFRWGLTAGLTTGLLVGVIQTMFGAYIVHWLQGLLDYGVAFTVVGLAAIVRQPLLEAAKHNDKAKMVRYIIIGTVFAGFLRYVAHTCAGAVFFAEYAGDQNAWLYAIIYNGTYMLPATILTAIVSVLVFTARPQLIQY
- a CDS encoding DUF4870 domain-containing protein gives rise to the protein MENPKILSAFSYLSIFFAPFIVPLIVYFVVKDSDVKRHSIRALVSHLIPFVFGILFMIVFIFSTFSLDSTSGNTFLIVWIVSFALYAIVSLGIVVWNIIQAIRVAR
- a CDS encoding SMC family ATPase → MKPLKLTITAFGPYKNTEVIDFQQLGEHRLFAISGKTGAGKTTIFDAICYALYGAGSGEDRQDTTLLRSGFANDEIYTAVELVFEMHGKTYQILRQPGHIKQKNKTVTGKKIELAEIKDGKLDYSIVEKQQTLEVDKKLQEIIGLTKDQFSQIVMLPQGEFRKLLTSDSSNKEVILRKIFKTDRFGVITKKLDAKRKEAEGNLERAKQLKKHLLGQIAGALPQRTSTLFTQLANNTENMHQLKQALEEEHIYYTQCIATEQQHYQKAYKQHQQEQESYRLAKTLNEQFAEQENRQQRLEILLQEQENYRAKEQEIALAEQAERLVLLEQQCLDLRAEYDVKVQAHQQAQTKQQQAIEQLQQAQQTYELEQAKEAERQQVAQQELQLQALLPKFEAYENNVQQLQIIEQYVETAKQAVADNLTLVEQEQLQLQQLSQTIERLEQQVEPYEGYLEELPRLREQVSLLKQVEKYTKAVELAQQDVDTLNAAYQASKQTLQQMEQQWLTNQASILAKQLKDGEPCPVCGSTTHPKTDHQQLATVDLAQVEALRVKASSAERIYVEKKALVTSTQQLLQEAHQQLTAHAIKQEEQAAIEASLQQAEQEITRLKIVNHQLVDMRLELKNQRPKIEQLQHKQVELEQYLTEQMQKWTKLQAVVEEQRKQIPADLPTLQRLKQALTDISQEKIQLQQQWQESQQYLQTAQQARSNANMAVEMAWQAIEEVKQKITTKQEQLAVSIKDAGFVDDKDYQAAKRSSMELEALRKACSDYTLQVHTLKIQIAEGAKHLQGKEQQDLAAMEAKLENLRIIYEEAFKRLQQLNDVAQACQAFIEKVEETAKELRSLEQEAGRIKELYGLLNGQNSKKLSFERYIQINYLDKITEAANMRLYHLSNGQFELRRSDRLEKHAKQSGLGLDVYDAYTDQLRDVKTLSGGEKFNASLSLALGMADVIQSFQGNVHIETMFIDEGFGSLDEESLNKAIDTLIDLQNSGRMIGVISHVPELKTAMPAVLHVEKTLNGYSQTYFEVK